TGGGCAGGGTGGCGCGCACGTAACCGAGCTTGTCGTACGTCTGGCCCACCGAGCCGCCGGGGACGGCGTCGAGCTGGTCCGCTACCTGCTTGGTCTGCCCGGGAGCGGTCGCGACCATGACGGTGACGGTCGCGTCACCCTTGGCCTTGGCCTCCTGGAGGAGCTCTGCATCGGCCGAACCGAGCTTCTGGTCAGCGGACTTGACGGCCGGGTTGGTTCCCGGGGCATCGGTTCCGTTCGCCGCGAAGACGGGCGCCGCGCCGGTGGCCGCGAGGGCGGCCACCAGGCCTGCCGCGGCCGCGACGCGCGCGACGCGTCTGGCCCCGGGTATGGAGCTGGGGGATTCGAGGGTCATCAGCATCCCTGGTAAGTGAAAGATACGGTCCGGATTTCGGTGCCGGATGACCGGTCAGCTTTGCGCAAACGACAGCTCTTTGGGGAGAGTTGTCATTGACCGATACCCGCCATGGCGGACACTCGCCAGCGCGGCGTATGCGCCAGCGCGGCCTTACCGGGACAGAGCGGGGTGAACCGCAGGGGTTGCCGAGCTGATTTGTAGATTTGGCGACCGAACAGCGGCACCGGGACGCGTTCGCGCCCCGGTGCGGGTGTGACGGTTTTGGATCGTTCAGCGCTCGCGCGTGCGCGCGTAGTGGCGGGAGGCCTTCGCCCGGTTTCCGCAGGCGGCCATCGAGCACCAGCGCCGCGTGCCGTTGCGCGAGACGTCGTGGAAGTGCAGGACGCACGTCTCGGAGGCGCACTTGCGGATCCGGTCGGGCGCGGTGCCCAGCAGCTCCAGGTAGTTCCGGGCGGCCGTCCAGGCCGGACCCCAGGTCGGGTCGTCGAACTCGGCGCGCTCGCCCGGCCCTTCGGCCGTCAGGGTGGCGCGGATGCGGCCGTGCTCCAGTACGGCGTCGACCAGCGTGCGGGCGCTCTCGTCGGCCGGGTGCGCCACCGCGCGGGCCAATGCCTCGCGGGCGGTCATCAGGTGGACGAGGGTCGAGGCGTCGGCGCGGAAGCGGCCGGCCAGGCCGGTGCTCTCCAGCCAGACCGCGAGCCCCTGCACCCGGGTCAGGCCCGCCGCCCCGGCGAAGAGGTCGAGCGGTTCGCCGTCGATGACCCAGCGGGTGTTGAGCAGGTCGAGGGCGACCGGCTCCCCGGTCAGGGGTCGTGGGTCCGCCGTCGTCATGTCCGTCTCCTCGCGCCGCTAACCCCTCAAGAGTACGTGAGCGGTTGACGCCCCTCTCTCTAACCGTTAATCTCGTTTTAGAAGGTTAGAACATCGAGAAGTCCTTTTGGGGAAGGAACCCGTCATGACGACTGCCGTCAGCAAACTCCGCACCGGGCACGTGGGTCTGAACGTCACCGATCTGGAGCGCTCGATCGGCTTCTACCGCGACAGCCTGGGCTTCGCGCTCCTCGCCGAGGGCAAGGAGGAGGGACGCCGGTTCGCCTTGCTCGGGCAGGACGGCGAGCTCGTACTCGCCCTCTGGGAGCAGGCCGAGGGCCCGTTCGCCCCGGCCGCGGCCGGACTCCACCACCTGGCGCTCGCGGCCGCCGACATCGAAGAGGTACGGGCGTACGAAGCGCGGCTGCGCGACCTCGGGGTCGAGTTCGCGTACGACGGCGTCGTCGCCCACGGCGAGGGCGCGGCCTCCGGCGGCATCTTCTTCCACGACCCGGACGGGATCCGCCTGGAGATCTCCGTCCCGACCGGCGCCGAAGGTTCGCTGGCCCCCGTCGCGGGGGCCCCCACCTGCGGCTTCTTCTAATCGGAGGGGCTTCTCATGTCGGAGGTACTCATGCCCGGGGCCTACCACTGGGGCTCGCTGGCCGTGCAGGAACGGGTCGGTGTGCGCGAGCTCGCCGAACACGTCGGCCGCTCGATCGGCACGGGCATCCGGGACGTCGCCGCGGCCTTCCTGGAGCTCCAGCCTCATCTGGTCGTCGGCGCCGCCGACGGATCGGGGCGACTGTGGGCCTCCCTGCTCACCGGCGCGCCGGGCTTCGTACGGGCCACCGGGCCGGACCGGATCACGGTCGCCGGGGGACTACCGCCGGGCGATCCGCTCACCGAAGCCCTGGCCACGGCCGGGACGAGGGTCGGCACCATCGCGCTCGACCCACGAACCCGTCGCCGGATGCGGCTGAACGGGACCCTGGAGACGACCGGCCGCGGCTTCGCGGTCCTGGCCGAGCAGGTCTTCGCCAACTGCCCCAAGTACCTGCAGAAGCGGCAGCCGCTGGACCTGGCCGCGGAGGGAGCCGGTGTCGTGCGGCGCGGCGTCGCCCTCACCCCCGGCCAGGCCAGGGCGGTCCGCACCGCCGACACCTTCTTCGTGGCCACCACGGCGGAGGCGGACGGGGTCGACGCCAGTCACCGCGGCGGTCTGCCCGGCTTCGTCGAGGTGCTCTCGCCGACCGAGCTGACCTGGCCGGACTACGCGGGCAACGCCATGTTCCTGACCCTGGGGAACCTGACGGCCGACCCGCGGGCCGGGCTGCTCTTCCCCGACTGGGAGACCGGGGCCGTACTCCAGCTCAGCGGCCGGGCCACGACCGAGTTCGGGCCCGACGGGAGCCGGGACGTCCGCTTCCGCGTGGAGTCGGTGGTGGAGGCCGTCCATCCGGGTCGGCTGCGCTGGAGCACCCCCGAGTACTCGCCTCACCTGGGCAGCACCACCAAGTAGGCGGCGGGCTCGCGGTCGCCGGACGCCGTCAGGGCGGTCCGGACGACCGCGGCCTGCTGCTCGGGCCAGTCGCGGAGCTTGCGCGGGGTGATGTGGATGACCGTCACCCCGAGCCGCTCCAGCGTCTCGCGCTTGCGCACGCACTCGGACCACTCCTCGTCCTCGCCCTGGCGCGGGGCGCGGGTGTCGATCTCGACGGCCACGGAGTGCTCCGGCCAGAAGGCGTCGACCCCGCCGAGGTGGGGGCCGCCGGGCAGGCGCAGGTCCACGTTCCAGACCGGCTCGGGGAGCTCGTAGCCGCGTACGAGGTGGTACAGCCGGTCCTCGGCGATGGCGCGGCCCTCCGCGAGGAGGGACTCGACGGCGTCGACCACGTGCGGCCGGTTCAGCAGCCGGGCCACCGTCAGCTCCCGTACGACGGCGGCCGGTTCGCAGTGCCCGCCGCGGACGGCCTCGCTGAGCAGTCGGCGCACGGTACCGGCGTCGTCGAGCTGGGCGACGGCGTCGGCGACGGCCCGCGCGACGGGCGCCACGGGGAGCCCGGTCACCTCCTGGGAGCGGGGCGGGGTGTGCGCACGCACGATCCGCACGTCCCCGGCGGCGCGGAGCCGACGGGTGCCGGGCACGAGCACGTCGATGTGCGCGAGGGCGAGCAGTGCGGGGGCGGAGGCGAACCGGTACAGGGCGAGCGCGGCCAGCCCGGTGATCATGGCCTCGCCGTGCCCGCGCCGGCCGGCGTACAGCAGGGCGGCGTGCAGCCGCTCCTCGCTGGTCGCGGGGCCGGAGTGGAGCAGGAACACCCCGGGCAGGATCTGCTGCCAGGGCCGCTCGGCGGCGTCGGCGGCGGTGACGCCGTGCTCGCGCAGCTGGGCGAGGGTGAGCACGCGGGGGCGGCTGCCGGTGAGGTGGGCGAGGGGGAGGGGTGCGTTCTGGTTCATGACGCGGTGATTCCCTCAGGCCATGGCCTTGCTAACCGGTGTTACACGCTCGTCGACAAACCCGGACAACCTGGGGCTAAAGTACGGGCGTTCGACTGCCGATGGGCATCCGCCGGTCGGGGGATGTGACGCGGGCCCGCTGCCGGTGCCCGGGTGCCGGAGCCGGGTGCGGCGCCGTTGCCGGGGGCGCTGCCCCCGGACCCTCCCCCAGCTACCGCTGGGGGTACCCCCAGCGCCTCAATCGCCGGCGGGGCTGAAATTGCCCTGCGGGCAATCCAGCCGTGCCTGGACGGCGGCAGCGGCTACATCCAGCCTCGCCGGCGTGTGAGGCGTGGGGGTCCCCCCGGACGGAGTCTGGGGGAGGGTCTGGGGCAGCGCCCCAGCAGCGGCGCCGCAGGCTAGAGGCCCGCCGCCGCGTCGCAGCGCTGCGCGCGCAGGGCTCGGGCTAGGTCGTCGCGGGACTCGAGTACCAGGCGGCGGAGCGCAGGGGCCGCGTCCGGGTGCTCGGAGAGCCAGGCGTCCGTCGCCGCGACGGTGGACTCCGGGTCCTGGAGCGACGGGTACAGCCCCTTCACCACGTCCATGCCGATCTGGATCGACCGCTCCGACCAGATCCGCTCGATGACGGAGAAGTACCGCCCCGCGAACCCGGCCAGCAGCCCCCGCTGCGAAGGCTGCTGCATTCCCGCGATCGTCGCCTCCACCAGCGCGTTCGACAGCGTGTCCGACTCGACCACCGCCGCCCACGCCTGGTCCTTGACCGCCGCAGACGGCCGCGCCGCCAGGCACCGCACCTGGTGCCGCTTGCCCGACGCCGTGTCGTCGCGCGAGAGCTCCGCGGTGAGTACGGCCTCGTCCACCGCCCCGTGCGCGGCCAGCGGCAGCAGGAAGTCCCAGCGCAGCTCCTGGTCCACCTCCAGCCCGTCGATCCGGGCGGAGCCGTCCAGCAGCCCCAGCAGCAGCTGGAAGTCGCCCTCGGTCGCCGCGCTCGCCGCGAAGAAGCGGGCCCAGGTCAGCTGGTGTTCCGACCCCGGCTCGGCCAGCCGCAGCTCGTGCAGCGCGCCCGCCGCCAGCTCCCGGCCGCCCTGCTCGCGCCGGTCGGGCGCCGAGTAGTGGGTGACCGAGGTCAGCGCCTGCGCGTGCAGCATCTGCAGCACGCCGACGTCCGTCTCGCGGCCCGCGTGGGCCAGTACCAGCGAGAGGAAGTCGCGCGCCGGCATCAGGCCGTCCCGCGTCAGGTTCCACAGCGCCGACCAGCTCAGCGCACGCGCCAGCGGATCGGTCAGGTCGCCCAGGTGCCCGCGCAGCGTGGCCAGCGAACGCTCGTCGAAGCGGACCTTGCAGTAGGTGAGGTCCTCGTCGTTGACCAGCACCAGGTCCGGCCGCTCCCGGCCCGCCAGCTCCGCGACGACCGTCCGCGCGCCCGCCACGTCCACCCCGGCCCGCGCGTAGCGGACCAGGCTGCCGTCGGACTCCAGCCGGTACAGGCCGACCGCGACCCGGTGCGGGCGCAGCTCGTCGCCCTCCTGGACCACCGCCAGCTCCGTCACGCGGCCGCCCGCGTCGTACGTCACCACCGGGGTGAGCGCGTTCACGCCGGCCGTCTGCAGCCAGGCCCGCGACCATTCGGCCATGTCCCGGCCGGAGACCTCGGCGAGCACCGACAGCAGGTCGTCCAGGGTGGTGTTCCCGTACGCGTTCGCCTTGAAGTAGCGCCGCGCGCCCTCCAGGAAGGCCTCCCGCCCGACGTACGCCACGAGCTGCTTCAGCACCGCCGCGCCCTTGGCGTACGTGATGCCGTCGAAGTTCAGCTTCGCGTCCTCCAGGTCACGGATGTCGGCCGTGATCGGGTGCGTGGACGGCAGCTGGTCGGCGCGGTAGGCCCACGCCTTGCGGCTGTTGGCGAAGGTGACCCACGCCTGGTCGAAGCGGGTCGCCTCGACCAGCCCGAAGGAGCCCATGAAGTCCGCGAAGGACTCCTTCAGCCACAGGTCGTCCCACCACTTCATGGTGACCAGGTCGCCGAACCACATGTGCGCCATCTCGTGCAGGATGACGTTCGCGCGCCGCTCGTAGGAGGCCTGCGTGACCTTGCCGCGGAAGATGTACTCCTCGCGGAAGGTCACCATCCCCGGGTTCTCCATCGCGCCCAGGTTGTACTCCGGCACGAAGGCCTGGTCGTACTTCCCGAAGGGGTACGGGTAGTCGAAGATCTCGTGGAAGAGGTCGAAGCCCTGCTTGGTGACGAGGAAGACGTCGTCCGCGTCGAAGTGCTTCGCCAGCCCCTTGCGGCACATCGCGCCCAGCGGGATCGTCAGGTCCCCGCGCGTGTAGGAGTCCGTCACGTAGTGGTAGGGGCCCGCGACGACGCACGTGATGTACGTGGAGATGGGCTTGGTCTCGGCGAAGCGCCACACCCCGCCCTCGCGCGACTCCTCCGCGCCGTTGCTCCACACCTGCCAGCCCTCGGGCGCGGTCACCTCGAAGCGGTAGGGCGCCTTCAGGTCCGGCTGCTCGAAGTTGGCGTACACCCGCCGGGCGTCCGCCGGCTCGTACTGGGTGTAGAGGTAGACCTCGCCGTCCTCGGGGTCCACGAAGCGGTGCAGGC
This genomic window from Streptomyces sp. NBC_01351 contains:
- a CDS encoding CGNR zinc finger domain-containing protein, with the protein product MTTADPRPLTGEPVALDLLNTRWVIDGEPLDLFAGAAGLTRVQGLAVWLESTGLAGRFRADASTLVHLMTAREALARAVAHPADESARTLVDAVLEHGRIRATLTAEGPGERAEFDDPTWGPAWTAARNYLELLGTAPDRIRKCASETCVLHFHDVSRNGTRRWCSMAACGNRAKASRHYARTRER
- a CDS encoding VOC family protein — encoded protein: MTTAVSKLRTGHVGLNVTDLERSIGFYRDSLGFALLAEGKEEGRRFALLGQDGELVLALWEQAEGPFAPAAAGLHHLALAAADIEEVRAYEARLRDLGVEFAYDGVVAHGEGAASGGIFFHDPDGIRLEISVPTGAEGSLAPVAGAPTCGFF
- a CDS encoding pyridoxamine 5'-phosphate oxidase family protein, translating into MSEVLMPGAYHWGSLAVQERVGVRELAEHVGRSIGTGIRDVAAAFLELQPHLVVGAADGSGRLWASLLTGAPGFVRATGPDRITVAGGLPPGDPLTEALATAGTRVGTIALDPRTRRRMRLNGTLETTGRGFAVLAEQVFANCPKYLQKRQPLDLAAEGAGVVRRGVALTPGQARAVRTADTFFVATTAEADGVDASHRGGLPGFVEVLSPTELTWPDYAGNAMFLTLGNLTADPRAGLLFPDWETGAVLQLSGRATTEFGPDGSRDVRFRVESVVEAVHPGRLRWSTPEYSPHLGSTTK
- the pepN gene encoding aminopeptidase N, translating into MPGENLSREEARGRAELLSVDGYEVVLDVRSAVEEAEPVEGPRTFRSVTTIRFRAAASGTSTFVDLIAPSVNSVTLNGRALDVAAVFDGARIAVDGLASENVLVVDANCAYSRTGEGLHRFVDPEDGEVYLYTQYEPADARRVYANFEQPDLKAPYRFEVTAPEGWQVWSNGAEESREGGVWRFAETKPISTYITCVVAGPYHYVTDSYTRGDLTIPLGAMCRKGLAKHFDADDVFLVTKQGFDLFHEIFDYPYPFGKYDQAFVPEYNLGAMENPGMVTFREEYIFRGKVTQASYERRANVILHEMAHMWFGDLVTMKWWDDLWLKESFADFMGSFGLVEATRFDQAWVTFANSRKAWAYRADQLPSTHPITADIRDLEDAKLNFDGITYAKGAAVLKQLVAYVGREAFLEGARRYFKANAYGNTTLDDLLSVLAEVSGRDMAEWSRAWLQTAGVNALTPVVTYDAGGRVTELAVVQEGDELRPHRVAVGLYRLESDGSLVRYARAGVDVAGARTVVAELAGRERPDLVLVNDEDLTYCKVRFDERSLATLRGHLGDLTDPLARALSWSALWNLTRDGLMPARDFLSLVLAHAGRETDVGVLQMLHAQALTSVTHYSAPDRREQGGRELAAGALHELRLAEPGSEHQLTWARFFAASAATEGDFQLLLGLLDGSARIDGLEVDQELRWDFLLPLAAHGAVDEAVLTAELSRDDTASGKRHQVRCLAARPSAAVKDQAWAAVVESDTLSNALVEATIAGMQQPSQRGLLAGFAGRYFSVIERIWSERSIQIGMDVVKGLYPSLQDPESTVAATDAWLSEHPDAAPALRRLVLESRDDLARALRAQRCDAAAGL